Genomic segment of Arachis hypogaea cultivar Tifrunner chromosome 11, arahy.Tifrunner.gnm2.J5K5, whole genome shotgun sequence:
AATGCTATATATGCATCGAACTTGTATAAACTGAAAAAGCCTACAATGATTCGATTGAAGGATTAACAAAATCACTTGATTTGTGTTTGTGTGTACGAATATTATTATTGCTTGGTCCCATATCCTATGCATAGATAAAGGGTGTGCAAAGTGACCCACCTCCATAAACTTACTGGGTTCATTTTCAAAGTGATTGCAACAACTTGCGATCATAAATTAAGTTAACCAGGTATTTTTAACCCCTGAACtaaatattttgaattatatGTCTTAGATTTGAGttgtgagaaataaaaaaaaaaatgaaaaatcttcCTAAGATGGTGAACATAcacctaatatatttttttgaaaattttgagtgGAATTGAATTAATTGAGTTCCTAATTGAAATTAAGTAAATAAACATGTAGGGATTGCAAGTCTTATCTGACCCAAAGTAGTGATTATAAAGTTGAACAATGAGAAGTTAATTCATTGTGATTTGTACAAAAGTGCAAGGACAAGTCACATGCAAATGCTTAagtaaaaaagatagaaaaagaaaaaagttcacTCGCTTAAATAATCTCCACTCATTTCTAAAGTTTACAGGTACACCACTTATTAAGGTGTGAATGTGAAGGTACTAGTGTTTCCCTGTTGGCattaaaatatctcaaaattTCTATAATCAATCCCATCACTGGAAAAATTGTCTTTGATTTGATTTAGATAACTAATCATATAGATGATATGGATGGAAAATTCATCATCTCAAACTCTGTCGTTGTGTGATTTCTTTGAATGACCAAGGTGATCTTCATTCAGGAGTAACTCACTACTTTTAATTAgacgattttttttaaaagattgtgCTAAAGGTATTATtaatatggtttttgaaaaattaataaaaaataaaacttttaaattaatgtatttGGCTTAAAATAAAAGTTATTTATATTAAGAGAAATTAAATCCTTACTAGTGTCCTAAAAACAATTTAGAGAAAATGACATTTTTCTAGTTTATAAGACGTTTAAATGACAAtattctctcttttatttataaaagaaatactttcttttatagaaaattaaaataatatatattttagtttatttagccaaaatatttttcattaatagttattataattatatattagtgattcaaataataataataataataataataatagtataaaatatatatatttattacttttataataaattttatttatgctTAATCTTTGATcacttaatttaaaatattataagttgttataaaagtatttaatttaaatttctttagatattttatgattaatgataaaatattaaaaacaacaaATGATTGcatcaataataaatatattattgttatcattattTGAACAgactaaataattattattaatttatataaaattacaataattattaaaagatattttgattaaataaactaaagtgtatattattttagtctttaaaataaatcacattttataaataaaagagaaagaaatataattttaatatttacaagAGAGAGAAGTGTGATTTTCTTAAATATTTGttaacaaatatttaatttaattaataggaTTGCCTGTGTAGACAAATACTGAAGTAACAAttgtcagaaattatttttaatatgaaaaaaaagatggtgttttagttgaatattgatatttaaaatGTATTACAGTATGATGAAAATTATTCAGCACGTCTTTCACGTGTTGGTTAGAATACTGCCACGTATCCAACACGCCCCCACGTGTTGCAACACGCTCCCCACGTGTTAACTTTTTGTCTAAAAAATTCACTCATCTGGAATTAcaccaaatatttttatttttaacaaaaacaccaatatttattccatataaaaaaaattagccaacaaTTGTTTCTCCATCCACATGCATGCTTCTTtgttattaaatatatacaatatattcaaatataagaatttgatattatttccgtcaaatatatatatataagaatattatTAAATAGATGATAATTATCTTCCGATGAGATTAtagtaaattattaaattagtcattGAAAAATCGTTCgttctttaaatttgttttcgaaagatttttttaatcaaatttatcttttaaaaattttaaattaattatattagtttttctgtcattttttttattgatagtgtcaaaatttattaatgtaaCACGTTAAGTGATATCCCAACATACACCTATAAGAATCTTAATTAACTATTAGCataataagtttatgaaattagattacataaaaatctaattgagGGGAGAACTTGAGGCATTGGAATTCTTCAATTTAGgattaatttgatctaatttcataaactaataattatgttaatagtcaattaagactaCTAGGTGTGTTGTGATGTTACTTAATATACTACATCAACAAACTCTGAAGTTATTAGTAATAGTAGTAATAGAAGTTATCGAAGGACTAACATgaataatttaaaatctttaaaagataaatttaattaaaaaatttttcgaaaactaagttAAAAAACGAATAATCTTTTAGAGGCTCGTTTGACTATTTCTTCAATATATATGGTACATTGTAGGGAACATTAGTGTTAACCTTGGGTATGTAACTGACATACAATTATGAATAATCAAAGTGCATTAATTCAGATCATCAAGAGAGTGAAGAAACTAGCTTTGCTTTTTTGTAAGACACTGATGATGGTGGTCACAGCTCTACCCAACTTTATCTAAAGTCAGCTTTTAACTTTTGTGTGGATGCTGAAATTCTGATTCCTAATTCAGCCTAAAATCTTGTTTAGCAGtaattaaaagtgaaaaaaaatcaaGGGGGTTAAAACATATATTATAGTTTCAATTTAGTTAGAATATGTATAGCTTCATTGTTTCGAGGgagaaaatcaaaattaattataggAAGCTCGTGTGACTCAAAAGCAGCCTAATAGCAACAAATAATGTAATTTGAGAGAGTATCTAAAAATGCAAGCACAAGGTATAGTGTTTGCAacttgtgaaaaagaaaaaaaaattggtccCACGTAAAGTTGGACCACTAGATTGGACCACTTTTCGGTAAATGATTAACCAACCGCTAATGGACCAATTGAATAGACTAGAGCCCTATAGTTGTAGCTTTCTACGTGTCCTATAGTGATAACCTATAATACTTCATTACTTCAGACCAGCTTGGACTTGACGCAAATTGTagatatattagtaatttgaattGGTATTTATTTATCTGTTCAAATAAGTGTTAgtgatttaatataaaaatttatataattgtaTATGTAAATAGATATGTGAGTTTATAATGTAATGTTTATAATTAAACACAGGCTAAtttatctgaaaaaaaaaatcagccctTTAATGAATGAAATCTAGGAACTTAGACAAAAGTTTCTAAAAACTTAGAACAATGATAAAATATTacgtactatatatatatatatatatatgtcaatggaatatctgtacaatgtgtacaatggaggtttaggaatGTTCGATTCAGTATTAGAAATATAactattaatgttattttttcctATCCATTTAAACTTTTGgaatgagtggtttcatgacatgaTATCAGAGTTCTAGATCTAAAAGGTCAAGAATTTGATCTATGAATGATGttcattttttaatatatagtcaattgtatacattgtacaaatattttattgactCCCTAGCgagatttattttaaatttatttattataaccTCACTTTTCACCGAAGGAATTTCTCTTGCATAAATTTTTTGTGCCAAAAACAAAAATCCGTACAGAAGGTTACAACTTGCAAGTAGTTGCATGATATGATCGTGTATGGTAATAGACTAATGGTACATATATATTAGTATCCACGATTACAAACAATGAAACAAACGTTAACTTGTTTATACAACAAGTGAACAAACCACCAGCACATGCAAAAGTGGGGAATGGATTTCTTACACAATGCCTCATCCCTCATGACATGGGAAACGATACTTGCTCACAGGTCATGAAAAAAGACTGTTTTGTCCATTGTTAAATAATATTCATGATGGTTAATGAGATCTTttttatataatagtatataatattcaggtcttaactataaaaaaaacttagatcataaataaaagattttatcaggacctgctacacatacaagtaaaaaAGGCTTACAAATCTTACAAGTTAACTCAGCCCAATAACTTGTCCATACGCACTCACTCCCTTTGAATGGAGCGTCAACCCACGTGCGTCACTTAAACGGTTACTCTTTGGAATAAGCGCTCGTCATGGctaactcttcctcttctccttcaaacaaaacacaaaccacaaagtTTCGAGCAACATTCCAAACTGAAGAGACATTATTCAAGGTCGAACTCGTCGCGAAGATAGAACTCTCCATCAACAATCtccagaaaaaacgaagaaatattattcaaggtacgttactattttactcatcttgtacatttttcacatttctgtttctgatttcgaaatcgaagaactaggttttactgttcttctatgttcttctaggttttactgaTCTTCTTGTTCTAAATCTCATATCACTGTATTTACTGTTCTTCTTATTCTAGGTTTTACTCTTCTTGTAAGTTCCTCTAGGTGTTACTGTTCTTCAAAgtggttctaggttttactgttcttcttgttctagttcttctcGTAACTGATTTTTCGCTGTATATTgcttaatttgttgggtgtatatggagtaatttgtatgggtgtatatggttgattgttgggtgtatatggcgtaatgtgttgggtgtatattcctGAACCTATATCATGTAATATAATCAACTGTTGCAACTGTCCTAATATTGCTTGTccttgggtgtatattgcttgacatTGTAATATTGCTTGAGCTTGTATATTTATCCATGTTTCGGTGAattgaacataattttgaactgaTCTAATTAAATACTTATGAAATTGGTTTGGGTGTACGTGCCTGATCTAAGTTTTTATCGTTCATCTTGTTCTAGCTTTTACAgttcttcttgttctagttcttctcctaattaatttttgtgtgtatattgcgtaatttgttgggtgtatatggcgtaatgtgttgggtgtatatggcgtaacttgttgggtgtatatttttgAACTCATAATTTAATATAGTCAACTGTTGCAAATGTTCTAATACTGCTTGTCCTTGGCTGTATATTGCTTGACATTGTAATATTGTTTGAACTTGTATATTTATCGATGTTTGAGTCAATTGAACATCATTTTGAACTGATCTCATCAAATACTTATGAAATCGGTTTGTGTGTATCTGGTTGATCTATGagtgtatctgactgatatctatgtgTGTATTTTTCATTGCAGTAAAAATGGAAGGCAAAAAATAAGCTgtaaaaaatgtaagaacaaatatatgtcttctATTCCATGAAATGAATCAAGACAAAGCTGAAGCCATTAGCGAAAGTcatgcaataagactgtccataccatcctcattgttattgagtccattttgtcagatagattctaatgATATTAACATTGATTAATGTAACTATTATATACTCTTGTAAGAAATTGAACACATGCTGTAAATATATTTGATCCaattataagtaaattttttttccataattaaactctctctggtatattgaaaatgtctgatttacaagtactataatatgaaggaaaacatcaaaccaaatatacacccataacctgacATTTTACACCCAAAGAATGTTGATTATACACCCAAACATCTATTCCCCTTGATGATTTAtccataaaaaccctaaaccataaaccctaaacactaaaccttaaaaacctaaaacctaaaccctaaacactaaaccctaatcctaaaaacctaaaccctaaaccataaaccctaaaccctaaaccctaaacactaaaccctaaaccctaaaaacctaaaccataaaccataaaccctaaacattaaaaacctaaaacctaaaaactaaaccctaaaccctaaaccctaaaacctaaaaacctaaatcataaaccctaaaaccctaaaccctaaaccctaaaccctaaaccctaaatcacccAACCTATTATACACTCAAATCATTGATTTTTACacccataaaattttattttacactCAAGAAAAGTTAAATATACACCAGACTCTATCCCCTAATGCTTtatccctaaaccctaagcccataaaccataaaccctataccaaaataaaaaaaacaaacaataatttataacataaacagcagattatatatatatatatatatatatatatatatatatatatatatatatatatatatatatatatatatgtaaaatgtcaaacacaagaaaattcagaaatacactcaaGAAAACTATgatttacacccatattctgtaactatacacccaaaaaacTATCCACTGTTGCTGGTttcctgaactgataattcataacatgtccttgatattggctggaatttggaTGCACCACTGATACAGCATGAAAGATGTTTAACTGGATATAATAAACATGCAGTCTTGACATAGTCCTTGTAAAATTTTGCAGCATCTTCAAGGTTTTTAAAAGTCATTCCTACCTTGGGAACAAGTTgctcatcaacaacagagagagaCTGCAAAATACAACAtgttaaaaacaagaaaatactatAGAATTTCTGCAcctcataaaaaaaataacaatcaaaGTAACATACACCCAAGGACTCCTGATatacacccgaacgacaacaagtcaattaaaaataacaagaaaaaccataaactgtaaatacacccaaacctccataaaaatacacccaaaaagttctgatctacacccgagcgtctgctataaattacagataattaatcaaaattaatacaTTATATTCAATCCACAGATTATGTTCACGCATTAATTTCACAGTCTAGCttcacgaattattcagctaGACAATCAAAATTAACTGAAACTAAATCAAATCTCAGGAACTTCGttcgattcaaattcaaaatccacttcgCTGTGATTGAGCTGACAATCTGAGATTGAATCCACTTTGCCGTGATTGCGCtaacaatctgaggttgaatcatccattatcttcaaaaggacttcaaaatttgatttcagaaaccagaaaatcaaaataaaacgaAGCTAGCGTTACAGTTCGCAAAACTCAGGCGAATGACGAAGACCAAAGAAGTGATAAACGCAGAAGAAAGAAGGATCCAAAAGACGAGGGAAGAACGCGAGAAGGAGAACGAAGAAACTTGGCAAGAGATTCGAAGAAGGTAAGGAAATCTTTTGAAGATTGGAAGAGAGATATTCGCGCGTTAATTGATTTTGATTGAAACTAAAGTCTGTTATATAGCGCGTGACTTGTACGTATGAATTGGAGCGCGTTTAGGGTTTTAGTAAGTTTCGCACTTGTAAGGCTTATAAATGCTAATTGCTTGTATGCTAAGattaattctatcttatcttatgaTATATATTATTCATAAGATTTCAAGACCTTGATAATTATACTTTATCATTTCATAGACTTACAAAAATATCAAACTTAAACATTCAATTTGTTTTCACACAATTATTAGAAACTCACGAcagaaaattctaaaataataataatcccaCATCAAATAAAGGTTGTGTAAGAAATCCGTTCCCTACAAAGATTACAAAATTAACATGATTCCTAGATTGGTCCTAAAATTTGGATTTATTTATTTGGCTGCTGACAATAACGTCAACATCGGTCTAGCTAGTGCAATGTGGCCATGCCATGCACGACAAGTTCGTTATAACTTATTAGGTTCTAaggataattatataaaattataaatgtatGTATATATGGTCCCAGAATTTATTAGTATACTATACAATAATATTAGTATTGGATGATGAGACAAATTGGTGAGCAATAAATGTTGATCAGCTGCTGCCGGGTTAGTGAGAGCATAAGCGCATGCTCGTTGCTCTGTCGTCTCCATCGCCTGGGCGGAAGCTTTCAAAGATCTTCAACAACTTTATGTCTCCTTCTTTAATTCCATACTCAGTTATTACATGCACCATCATGCTTATATCTTTAATTTGTCCTAAGGAATTCGCGACAATGCATTTGATGAGATATATTGGACTACCTTATTGTCATTCATGAGGTTGTGGAAATATATAAAATAGGGATATGGattaatttggttattaaattttaatacaataattaattttaggaaaagtataggtagacaatggaaatagtaaacaatgtgaacaataaatatgtcggatgttcaattcaataggtatgcagacgattatgtttattatttttaattgaatgattatttcttttgattcgatttacttaTGTATAGTTAACAATGACGGGATGTTCAATTTAGTGCAGATGGTTATCCTAATGTTAAGGTTTAGGATGTAATTTGAaggtgaaatatttttttattttattgaatcaatTCTAAAacccattattcacattatttacaaaagtcattgtttaactaacaaaattattaattttattgtggACAACTAAATTCTTACGGTTTAAActtttaaaagtttataattgagTTTAGGCACCGACGACAAGAATATGAAACAGATACACGTTAATTTCAAACATTTGTTAGACACTTATTGATATCTTAACCGTGTATGGATATTAAagtacaaatttattttttaaaatatttttaatattttttaatttttaaaatattttaaatatttctttttattaataattaattatatatattatttttaaatttatttgatcaAGATATATACCACGAATAAGGTCAGACACACTACGTAATCGTATTTGGGTATGTTgaagtatgtaagaaaaagttttttttttatttatttcttttactaGGATATAATTGAATAGACACACCATTTAAAAGATGTCATATTCGAAATATTGTCAATAAGTagcaatttaacaaaatatttgtaCCACATATATTCTTATactagataattttttttttaaattagatcaTTGCTAACtacttttattcaaaaaaatataaaatatcagcCCAACTACACATAAGGATTTTTGTATCTAAATCTAACTAAATTGGCccaaactcaacaaaaatcaCTTTTATTATACTAGTGTGTATCACACGCGTGTTTTAATAACGCAACTTCTTTATCTTCGTCTTCTCCTTTTATTTCTCcgttttctcctcctcctcctcttccttcttttaAATTCGCGCATGTAACTTCTCTTTCGTTATCGtaatcaccaacaacaccaatattttactaacaaaaactaacattttgaattgaatttgaatttatataatggataatgtttggTTTATTTAGTATTATACCGTGATTTcactttgataatattttcggttcattctaGATGCAGGTGTTTCTGAATTCGAATTTATCTAATGGACAAATATTCGATGGATTttctttgataatattttcggtttATTCTAGACGCAGGTATTtctgaattcgaatttatataaaaaataacatagtatccaataaaagtaaagaaaagaacaATGTTTATAGAACAATAATAGATTTTATATTATGATGACGGTAGAGTAAGGTTACTTACATATTCTCTCATTTTATACTACAATTAAAACCATGCATGACTTGAATAATAAGAAACAAGGAGACAAAATCTTGATTGCTGATATTAATTACAGTTATAGTTATTATTAGTGTATAACTTGTTGTGCGAAAACTaatattattgaagaagaaggagaaaaagaagaaaaagaatttgtgtgtgcgaagaagaaggagaaagagaaggaggaggaggaagagaaggaaatggaaaaggagaaagaaaaagagaaagaaaggcgtaatttaaaaaaattgttataataaCTTGGTTATACTTAGTTAAGTATTTTGCTTAAATGTAAAGTtatattcataaaatatttttaaaatatttatatttatattttatgtaggatgaattttgaaatattttagaAGAGAAGATTTCAGGCTTACCATCTTTTTTCCTGAAAATTATCGGTAagaatcattttaaaaattttatttagtattagaacataattacaaattttaaaataataacgaTAAAATTTTAGTGGAAGTGAGACAAATAATAAgattatgatatttttaaatgAAAAGATAGATTCTCGTGGTACGTCTatctaaaattacttaatacacaCCTCAATATTTATGTCTACTTACATTAGCATACACCATTATCATTAGTGTAATATAGACAGAAAAAAACCTTTCAATTAATGGGTTTAGCTAACTTATGTCATGAAAACATATATTAAAGTTACTAATAATAAaatttctaaatattttattttaataaataaataataaatacattaaaatttaaattttgtatttttttatacaaacttTTTTAATTAGTAATCTTAAAATTTgtttatagaatatatatattaagTAAAATTACAACACCTAAAATTTAGTATTCACAGACACAACACTATAATTTAAAGATAtagcaaaaaattaaacaattaaaatataaatcacaTCAAATTTAAGAATTATAAAATAGATGACACCATAACAATATAACATGCACACAATGGACTTGGATAACGAGTTGCTGTATGTATAAGGtgagttttaaatttttgataattACTTAAATGGATTAGTGAATTAATcattagaccaacccaacttgattAAACTGCTGGatatattattggattatttccaTAAAGAACTTGGTGAGACGGGATAGACAACCATTGGCCGCACTGCCAATCATTCACCATTTTCGAATGATATGATGGGAGtaccaaaaattaaaattaaaatatggaAGCCAGATTAGCCCATAAGCTAGAAATTTAAACATAGTTTCATTTTCCTATTCAAATGGCAAGAAGAGTAGAAGACTATATATATATCTCCAGAATCAGAAGTATATGAAAACCAATATGCTTTCATAACCTTGGGCGACTATAACAGCTAACAAACTATGAACACAACAAAGTGTGTGATGCTACAAGAAAGTTACCAGTTACTACTGCTTTATAACCTTGGGCGACTATAACATCTATCAGACTATGAACACAACAAAGTGTGTGACGCTACAAGATAAGTTACCAGTTACTACTGCTTTTTCTTGAGGACAAAGTTCTCCTCAGGTTGCTTTTCCCAAAAATAATTTGCAGCCTCTATCCATCGTGGATGAACCAAAAACTTCTTCTCTTTCACTGCCCACCGGGCCTTCTCAGTTCCAGCATCAGTAGCAACCACATGTGTCACAGAGGGGTCAAGTTCCATTAAACAAGTGGCTCCCAACTGCTCAGCCATCTTCCGGAGTGGTGGTAATGCTCCATGGAAGATACGGCTGAAAACAACCACGCACCCGCTCAAGACTTCCCTTCGAACTGATTTCAAAACCTGGGAAAAATGAATTGATTGTAAAAACCAAACTAATTGATTAAAGCTTCACATTAGAATTACAAATTAACTATAAATTTGCAATGAGAAAGGACTCGAGGAGTTAAAAGCCTAAAGTAGTCCCTGAATTGGCCCTACAATGAAAAGATCCCCAAAATTCTAATTGCACCATAAAAGTCCCCAAGATTGAAAAAATTGCATCACGTTGGTTCCCACTTCCTTTCCGTCGAGTTACTCACCACACCGTGAGTGACCGGGCACATACCCTTCCACGCTAGACTAGACAAAATGACGTTGCTTTAGTTTTGACATTAAATACTTGATTGAACGAAGTCATTTAACCTTAATGAACCACAAAACGTCTTATTCCCCACACAAAAATGTATAACCATTAAGGTTAAACGATGTCATTTCATCAAGCATTTAGCGTGAAAACTAAAGCAACGCCATTTCATCTAATCCAGCGTGAAGGGAATGTGCCACAAGTCACTCACGGCATGAGGTGTAACTCGACAGAAAGGGTTTGAGGGACTAGCATGATGCAATTTTTTTAATCTCGAGGACATTTACGGTGCAATTAGAATCTTGGGGACCTTTTTGGTGCAAGGGGCCAACCTCAGGGACCACTTTGGGGCTTAACTCCTCAAGGATATATGACCAACATAACTACCTGCCTTACATCTCGTTCAGCAATATCTTCTTTAAGTTCCTGCAAAAGATTCACCACCACACAATTTTAGCTTTATATTAGAGATATCAAACCTTTTTTTTTCCAAGTTGACAAAATGAGAAATGGCATACATCGAAGAATTTATAATGGACTTGCTTAAGAACTTTAAGGATTTTAGTGAGTGCTCCTTCAGCTTCGTCTTCGTCACTCTTCAATTCAGCTAAAGATTTGCAATTGAAACCAAATTGCCGGCAACTTGAACCAAAAAAGTGGTATCTTTCCATCAGAATCAAATTATCTCTATGCTTCACCCATGCCTACATCATTAGCACCGACATTAAGATGGAAAGATCTTAGCACACTTATTTTTGCCGATAATTCTGCAAACCACTATCATATATAGATCAACCATGCTTAGTAAAAAGTTACATATAAGCTGTCCTTGAAGCCTTTTGGAAGGGACCATTCAGTAAAACCTCACAAAAATCAAGCATCCAAACTAGTACTCATAGGcagatagaaaaaaatatttgaccAGAATGAAATCAGAAATCTGTTAACACAGTTTGATATGCagccaataaaatataaatatccaAGCATCAATGAATTAAATGGAAAAGCAGTCCTTCATTTcctaaaataatgaaaaattaagtAGATAATAGTAAAAGTAACTGCAAATGAGTCAAGAGTCATATTTCACTGGACTGAATATATAACTTTTTTGAATTAGAAATTTCTGACTGAAGTTGTAAGCCCTATCATATCACTTTTAATGGATGAATCCAATGCTGTATGGGTTTCAGTGCCACTAAGTAATTGGAACACAAATAAGTTTTAGtgccatcatgattcataataaattaaagaAGAGTACTAGAGGACcatcagaatttattgtttttgaccATCAATTAACCATCAATGTTTAAAAGTGTAGGCTAAAGTATGTTGTTGGATTACTAAACTAAAGAAACTGGGTTGATGGCTAAAAGTGATagtcaaaaacaataaattctgataGTCCTCTAGCATTTTTCTAAATTAAATATAAGACCATCTTGAACAGATTTGTTGGCAGGTACACAAAATAATTGCTCTATTCAGACTTCATACACAGACTAAAACACAACTATTGTCAAAGAAGCACTTAAATTAAAGTAATTCAGCATTACTTGAAAAGTGTCAATGCACTCACGTGTTCTGTATCATCAAGAATTACAACAGCACTTTCTTGCCCCAACACAATATCAAGACCCttctgatgcttttgagtgcCATCATCTCGAGAAATCACCTTTGCATTGAAGTATTCTCCTAGAGGATCAAGCAGCTTAGCCATCTCTAATGCATAGGGTCGATCACCCATGGTGTATATGTACATCTCAAACATTTCACTTGCTTCTTTTAGAAAT
This window contains:
- the LOC112720449 gene encoding RNA polymerase II C-terminal domain phosphatase-like 4 isoform X2, translated to MSVAADSPIHSSSSDDFVAYLDDALAASSPDASSDKEVENQDELESVRIKRCKFESAEETEESTSEGIVKQNLEEYVCTHPGSFGDMCIRCGQKLDGESGVTFGYIHKGLRLHDEEISRLRNTDVKNLLIRKKLYLILDLDHTLLNSTHLAHLNSEELHLISQADSLGDVSKGSLFKLDKMHMMTKLRPFVRTFLKEASEMFEMYIYTMGDRPYALEMAKLLDPLGEYFNAKVISRDDGTQKHQKGLDIVLGQESAVVILDDTEHAWVKHRDNLILMERYHFFGSSCRQFGFNCKSLAELKSDEDEAEGALTKILKVLKQVHYKFFDELKEDIAERDVLKSVRREVLSGCVVVFSRIFHGALPPLRKMAEQLGATCLMELDPSVTHVVATDAGTEKARWAVKEKKFLVHPRWIEAANYFWEKQPEENFVLKKKQ
- the LOC112720449 gene encoding RNA polymerase II C-terminal domain phosphatase-like 4 isoform X1, with the translated sequence MSVAADSPIHSSSSDDFVAYLDDALAASSPDASSDKEVENQDELESVRIKRCKFESAEETEESTSEGIVKQNLEEYVCTHPGSFGDMCIRCGQKLDGESGVTFGYIHKGLRLHDEEISRLRNTDVKNLLIRKKLYLILDLDHTLLNSTHLAHLNSEELHLISQADSLGDVSKGSLFKLDKMHMMTKLRPFVRTFLKEASEMFEMYIYTMGDRPYALEMAKLLDPLGEYFNAKVISRDDGTQKHQKGLDIVLGQESAVVILDDTEHAWVKHRDNLILMERYHFFGSSCRQFGFNCKSLAELKSDEDEAEGALTKILKVLKQVHYKFFDELKEDIAERDVRQVLKSVRREVLSGCVVVFSRIFHGALPPLRKMAEQLGATCLMELDPSVTHVVATDAGTEKARWAVKEKKFLVHPRWIEAANYFWEKQPEENFVLKKKQ